In the Paenibacillus sp. FSL R7-0337 genome, CGGCCAGAAACATTACGAATACCAGGGTCACGATCCAAAAAGTCAGGGAGAACGACATACAGGCACCTCCATTATTGACGATCTTCGTTACCCTGAGTATACCCTTTTAACCTGTAAAAATAAATGAAAATGTGATATTTAGCATTGACGGTTATACTTGGGGTTACTTGAAGAACAGGAAGTTGGTCGGGACGCGGCGCAGATTGCCGTCTGAAGGCTTGTTGATGACCTTGCCGCGAAAAATCATGGACGATGAGCCGCCGCCATCCAGGTTATAAGCATCGATGACGCCGAGATTGTACAGCTTATCCTGCAGCTCAGCCAGCGTAGCTCCCGAGTTGCCGTTCTCGTTATATCCGTCAGCGACCAGAATCAGCAGCTGATTGTCCTTATAGTTGCCGATGACGGTGCGTGGTGCCCGCTTCGGGGCCAGCTGCCACTTCAGTGGAATGGCGGTCTTGCTCTGATTCTTCAGAAGCACGGGGACGAAGGTTGCCCCGAATACCGGCTCCAACTGATCGAGCTGGTCACGGCTGGTGAACTTGCCGCCGATCAGCTGGCCGGACTTGTTCAGGCCGACGAAGCTGAGATCCTTGTAGCTGGGCTCGAACCCGTACAGATATTGTCCGCCAACGATGGTAGTCGAGAGCGGATAACGCTTGCCGTTCTGATCAGCGAACCCGCCGGCGTTAATACCGGCCGAGGCGCCGTAACGGTTCACGGCCTGCATGGTGGTCTCCGAAGCGCCTGTGCCGTCACCGGCCAGGCTCATCTTCATGGCTGAGGAATCCTTCAGCTTAATCTTCATTGCGTACGCTGTATAGTTGCCGGGGTTCAGCCGGTATAATTCGATGGTAATCCGGTCGCTGCTGATCACATCGGCGGGAATGCCGAGCCGGGAACTAATCCGGCTGTTGTAGATCCGCTCGGGACGGGAGGTCTGGGCTGCTGCTGTGCTGACCAATGCGTTCATAGCATTGGTGGTCTGCTTGTAGAGCTGTGCGCTGGTGCCGATAGAGTCTATGGTGTAAGCGGCATAGCTCTTGGCCACAGCCAGGTCCTGCTTCAATTGGGCGGTTTCATTCACGGGTCCGGGGTCAGCTGCGAAGGGGGCGGTATTCAGTTTAAGCTCAAGCGGGGGCTGGTACAGCCACAGACAGAGCAGCAGTCCGAACAATGGAGCAGTCAGGAGCATGAAGAACCGGTTCACTCTTTTGACAGGAGTCATCATTTCAGCAGATCCATCTCTTTCTTGAGCGTATCAAGCTGTTTCTTGACCTCGCTTAATTGCGTGTACAGCTTGTTGCTGTTGTCCGTCTTGTTGCTGGCATTATCCTTGGTGAAGGTCAGCAGCTCGTTGAATGTCTGCACGGTGCTCTGAAGCTCCTTCACTTGTTCTGACAGGACGGCAATCTTGGACTCGTAGTCGGTCTTCAAAACGGTAAGCTGCTGCTGGCTTTGAGATCCAAGCTCGCTCAGCACCTGGTCTTTCAGATGATTGGTGTAGCTGTACACGGCATATATGCCGAGCGCGATCATCAGAATCCAGAACAGTAGAAACCATTTGACGGACGAGCCGCTTCTCTCTGCACTCCGGCGAGAGTGTACCCGGGTCGATTCCGCTAGCGGTTGCATTTCATCACCTCAAGCCATATTTTTTCAAGTTCTCATTCTATCAGACTTTCAGGTTTTTCGCAAAAGTGAAAGAGCCGCGCAGAAACGACAAAAAGTAATTGCATCCTGTTAAACTACTGCGATACAATTTCTATAGATTGGAATATCTGATGGACGTATTCAAGGTAAAAGAAGGAAGAATAGACTTAGGACAGCATAGATCCTTGCTTGCGTGTTGACAGGAAACGCTTACAGCGCTTTCCATTCTGGAAAATTATATAGATAGCAGGAGGTCTGGGCATTAATGACGAAGGTCTGGCAGGTGGTCATCGTGGGATGTCATCCCACAAGTATGCTGGGAACAAAATTAATACTGGAAGATGAGGAGGGACTGACGGTAGACGGAATGTACGCTACCTGGGAGGAATGTCTCGCGGGCATGGAGGAATCCCGGCCTGATCTGGTACTGAGTGATTATCAGATGCATGATGGAACCGTAGAGGAGGTGCTGCCGGAAATGAAAAAAAGCTCACCGTGCTCCCACATTATTATCATGACGGAGGAGAACGATAAGGAAATATTCCTGCCCCTGATTGAACTGGGAGCGAGCGGGGTATTGTCGAAGGGAGCCACTCCGGGTCAGCTTCTGCAGATGATCCGCGGCATCCGCGAAGGGTTCCTCTCCATTCCGCTGGAGTGGATCGAAAAGGGCTTCCGTCCGGTAGCCTCCTCCAGAGGGCTGGAAGGTGTCTTGCAGCTGACACAGACTGAGATGTTCATCATGGAACGCATTGTGCAAGGAATTACATACGACAAAATCGCACTTGAAATTGAAGTCAGCCGCCGTTCAATCGATAACTACCTGCGCAAGATTTATGTGAAGCTGGAAGTATCGACAAGAGCGCAGGCGATTGAGAAGTTCGCGCTTTTCTCAAGACAGAACAAGCAAATCTACGCATAATCCCTGTATTACGACATAATGGCGTCAGAACTGGAATATTCTTAAACCAGATAAAGGGGGGAAGCGTATGAAGTATGAGTTTTCTTCGCGCGCACATACATTGTTATCTTCACCGCTGCTGAGTATCCGTAAGGAGACACGCCGGGGCACGCTGATCTCACTGGCAGAGGAGCTCCCGGCAGAAGAATTATTTCCGCTGTCATTGCTGTCTGAGGCGGCATCTACTGTTATCTCCACAGATGCAAGTGCGCTGCAGTACGGGGAGCCTGAGGGGTATGGCCCGCTCCGCGAATGGCTGACCGGAGATTGGCTCCGCAGCAAAGGAGTGGCGGTAGCCGAAGGCGGAGTGCTGCTGACAACGGGCAGTCAGCAGGCCATCGATCTGTTGTCCAGGGTGTATATCGATCCCGGGGATCATGTGCTGGTTGAGAATCCGACGTCTCCCGGTATTCTGCAGGCGCTGCGGATGCAAGGAGCCGTCATTATTCCGGTCCAGGGGGATGGGGATGGCCTGCTGCCGGATCATCTGCGCCGAACGATCCGCAGCTATAGGCCCAAGATGCTGTTCGCTGCGCCAAGCTTCACCAATCCCAGCGGAGTGCTCTGGAGCCTTGCCCGGCGGCAAGAGATTCTGGAGCTGTGCATCTCACATAATGTGCTGATCGTAGAGGATGATTCCTACGGCGATCTGCACTTCCAGCGGAGTGAGGGCCATCCCTCCAAGAAATATCCTACTCTATACGCACTGGAGAATGTCAGCGAAGGCGGGCATGTGCTGTACATCGGCTCCTTCAGCAAGACTGTCGCGCCGGCGCTGCGGACGGGCTGGGCGGCAGGAAGCCGCGAGCTGATCGGCATGATGGCTGCCGCCAAGCAGATGGCGGACTGGCAGTCCAGCTCGCTGAACCAGCGGCTGCTGCATCATCTGCTCAGTGTATCGGCCTTTGATCTGCGGGAGCATATCACGCTGTTGAACCGCGAATACAATACCCGCCTGAAGCTGATGGCGGAGCTGCTGAAGCGTCCGGCCTGGAAAAACAGTGTCTACGACATGCCGGCCGGCGGCATGTTCCTCTGGGTATCGCTGCCCGAAGGGCTGGACGCGATGGCTTTGCTGCGTGCTTCGCTATCCAAGGGCGTAGCCTTCCTGCCTGGTCCGCTCTGTAGTGTAAGTGGCGGCTCAGACCGCATCCGGCTCAACTTCAGCCATCCCGGCCGGGATGAGCTGCTGCTAGGGATGAACCTGATGAGTGAAGCGGTGACTGAGTTTACGGCCCGCAGCTAGGAAACCATCAAGAGCATGAATTATAGGGAGTCTTGTAGGAAGAGTGACCGCTTGGCCTTGACGGCAGGCGGTTTTCTTTGGCTTTTTGGGGCCCCTGTAAATTACCTGAATCATCATCGAAGCTAAAACTCCACTTTGTGGGGTTATTTGGCGTGCAGGGGTCTATGAAGAACATGCGTCTAATCAATTGTGAAAAGAAACACAATAGAGACCAATGCCTATCAAAGGGGATGCATGTGGAAATGCAAGCGATGGAGAATGTACTGGAGTGCAGGAATGTAACGAAACGCTATGGGAAGAAGACCGCGCTAGACCAACTCAGTCTGACGATTCCCACAGGTAGAATCGTAGGGCTGCTCGGGCCTAACGGGGCGGGAAAGACGACGCTGATGAAGCTGATAGTCACTCTGCTACGGGATTATAAAGGCAGCCTTACGGTCAGCGGCATACGCCCCGGCCTGAAAACCAAAAAAATGGTGTCTTATCTGCCGGACCGTGAATTCCTGTATCCATGGATGTCGATTGAAGAGAGCATTGCTTTTTTTGATCACTCGTTTGCCGACTTTCAGCGGGAGAAGGCGTATAGCATGATTGCAGAGCTGGGACTGAATCTGCAGGATAAAGTGAAGTCTCTGTCCAAAGGGATGCAGGAGCGGGTGAGTATCTCGCTGGTGTTCGCGCGCAAGGCCCGGCTGTTCGTCCTGGACGAGCCGCTGGCGGCGGTGGACCCTTCCACACGGGATAAGATTATAAGGATTATTCTGGATAACTTCGACCCGGACAGCTCGATTCTGATTAGTACGCATCTGATCCACGATGTCGAGAGCCTGTTCACGGATGTGGTGTTCGTGAATGACGGCAAGGTGCTGCTGCAGGGGAGCGTGGAGGAGCTGCGGCGGGAACATGGTGTGCCGATTGAGGAGTTATTCAAACGTCTGATTTGATCTTCTAAAGACAAGAAAAGGGGAGAACATCATGGTTCAATGGCATCAATTCAAGCTGGAATGCCGGAAGCATTTCGCTGTATTTGCTATCTTCACCGCCTTGAGCGGTCTGGCTAATATATATTTTCTGTTTGACCGGGGACAGGATATGGCCTTCGTCTTTCTGCTGGTAAATATGGTGATAGGCATTCTGTTGCCGGTCTATATCTACATGGACTATTACAAGGAGTTCTTCACGGGGACGATGCCGGTTAACCATCTGCTGCCGCTGCGAACCTCTGCGCTCTTCGGTGTGAAGTCTGCTGTCTTCATGCTGGGTCTTACCGCAGTCTGGTCTACCACTTTGCTGGATGTCTTCTTGAATCCCGAAGGACTGTATCAGCTGCGGATCGCACACTCCACAAGTCCCGCGCTGGGCATCTCCTACTTCATACTCTCCAAGCTGTGCAGCCTTCCGGCAGGCCTGGCGCTGATTGGTCTGGCCCTGGCAGCTGCCAAAAGATTCCGTAAGCCTGCGCTGAGCCACCTCTGCATTGCTGCCCTCATCGTCCTTGTTACCGGCATCCAGTTCGCTCTGGTGATCCGGGGGAGCCAGCATTTCAGTATCGGTTCCTCAGCCGCGGCCAGCTTCAAGCAATATGCGAATCTGCTTACGGTTAGCCCGGCGGGGCGGGAGCAGCCGTCCAACATTAACGAGACCATTAACTGGCTGTCGGTCGGCATGAACCTGCTGGTGGCGCTGCTGGCCGGAGCTGCGGGCAGTGCGCTCTTGAACGGGCGCAAATATGAGCTTCACGGAAAATGATCGCATTTTCATTTGAAATTTACCGGATGCTATGTTAGGCTGGAGTCAATTAAATCTTCCATAAACACATCGTTTACCGGATTGTTACTGGCCGTGCCAGGCAAAACCTAAACTGATGGTGACTGATTTGAACCCGTTCGCCGGGCTCGATGATCTTGCCAGAGGTTTAGGTTTTTCTGTTATATGGGCCATGCAGAAACATCATAATGAAAAGGGGTAAGGACTATGGCTACAGTACTTAACGGATTTCCTGAGCATTTCTTATGGGGCGGCGCAACCGCTGCCAATCAGCTGGAGGGGGCTTTTGATCAGGGCGGCAAAGGGCTGTCTACGGCAGATATGATCGCCTTCGTGCCTAAGGATAAGCGCAAGGGGGATCATTCCATGGAGATCTCCTCGGAGCGGATCGCCCGGATTCTTGCCGGAGAGACGGATGACTGGTTCCCGAAACGTGAAGGCGTTGACTTTTATCACCGCTACAAGGAGGACATTGCACTATTCGCCGAAATGGGCTTCAAGGTGTTCCGGCTGTCGATTAACTGGGCCCGGATCTTCCCGAACGGTGATGACGCCGAGCCTAACGAGCAGGGTCTGCAATTCTACGACGATGTATTCGATGAACTGCTGAAATACGGCATTGAGCCGCTGGTTACCCTCTCGCACTATGAGACACCGCTCGGTCTTACACAGAAATATAACGGCTGGGCCAGCCGTGAAGTCATCGGATTCTATGTGAAGTATGCTGAGAATGTATTTACCCGTTACCGGAATAAAGTAAAGTACTGGCTGACCTTTAACGAGATCAATGTCATGCTGTTCAGCCCGTATACCGGCGGCGGTATTCTTACAGACCGCGTGGAGAACAAGCTGCAAGCGGTCTTTCAAGGTCTGCACCATCAGTTTGTAGCAAGCG is a window encoding:
- a CDS encoding phosphodiester glycosidase family protein, with the translated sequence MMTPVKRVNRFFMLLTAPLFGLLLCLWLYQPPLELKLNTAPFAADPGPVNETAQLKQDLAVAKSYAAYTIDSIGTSAQLYKQTTNAMNALVSTAAAQTSRPERIYNSRISSRLGIPADVISSDRITIELYRLNPGNYTAYAMKIKLKDSSAMKMSLAGDGTGASETTMQAVNRYGASAGINAGGFADQNGKRYPLSTTIVGGQYLYGFEPSYKDLSFVGLNKSGQLIGGKFTSRDQLDQLEPVFGATFVPVLLKNQSKTAIPLKWQLAPKRAPRTVIGNYKDNQLLILVADGYNENGNSGATLAELQDKLYNLGVIDAYNLDGGGSSSMIFRGKVINKPSDGNLRRVPTNFLFFK
- a CDS encoding response regulator transcription factor, with protein sequence MTKVWQVVIVGCHPTSMLGTKLILEDEEGLTVDGMYATWEECLAGMEESRPDLVLSDYQMHDGTVEEVLPEMKKSSPCSHIIIMTEENDKEIFLPLIELGASGVLSKGATPGQLLQMIRGIREGFLSIPLEWIEKGFRPVASSRGLEGVLQLTQTEMFIMERIVQGITYDKIALEIEVSRRSIDNYLRKIYVKLEVSTRAQAIEKFALFSRQNKQIYA
- a CDS encoding PLP-dependent aminotransferase family protein; this translates as MKYEFSSRAHTLLSSPLLSIRKETRRGTLISLAEELPAEELFPLSLLSEAASTVISTDASALQYGEPEGYGPLREWLTGDWLRSKGVAVAEGGVLLTTGSQQAIDLLSRVYIDPGDHVLVENPTSPGILQALRMQGAVIIPVQGDGDGLLPDHLRRTIRSYRPKMLFAAPSFTNPSGVLWSLARRQEILELCISHNVLIVEDDSYGDLHFQRSEGHPSKKYPTLYALENVSEGGHVLYIGSFSKTVAPALRTGWAAGSRELIGMMAAAKQMADWQSSSLNQRLLHHLLSVSAFDLREHITLLNREYNTRLKLMAELLKRPAWKNSVYDMPAGGMFLWVSLPEGLDAMALLRASLSKGVAFLPGPLCSVSGGSDRIRLNFSHPGRDELLLGMNLMSEAVTEFTARS
- a CDS encoding ABC transporter ATP-binding protein codes for the protein MQAMENVLECRNVTKRYGKKTALDQLSLTIPTGRIVGLLGPNGAGKTTLMKLIVTLLRDYKGSLTVSGIRPGLKTKKMVSYLPDREFLYPWMSIEESIAFFDHSFADFQREKAYSMIAELGLNLQDKVKSLSKGMQERVSISLVFARKARLFVLDEPLAAVDPSTRDKIIRIILDNFDPDSSILISTHLIHDVESLFTDVVFVNDGKVLLQGSVEELRREHGVPIEELFKRLI